CCATGCCATGTCTCCAAAACTGTCCTCCAACTAACTTAATGTACTCCTCAGAGTTTCTGAAACAATACGATGCACAGTGAATAGGCAAGAAACCTTTTCCAGAAGCCACAAAATCTAATAGTGCTTTCTCTTGGTCTGATGCTATCTCGTCAATATTGGCATAAATCATCAATGCATCATACAACTGAAGTGTTTTCGGATTCAAATCCTTCACATCATCTGTATAAGTAAAATTGATACCTTTTGGCCCTAAAGCTTCCATTAAGCTAGGCAATCTTTCTATCGGTTTGTGATGACTATTATCACCTAGAAAAAGTACTTCCAGCCTTCTTCCGTCTTGAGCCAAGACGATATTTGAGACCAGTAAGAGTAAAACAATAATTTTCTTCATAGTATATACAATGCCTCTTTTTCAAAAGGCAAAAGTTTATTTGTTAAAATCAGGTAAGTATATTTTCTCTCCACCTTTTAAGGCTGATTCATGAGACAAAATCCCTACAGAAGTCCAGTTGGCCGACTGTGCCGCATTAGGGAAAGGTTCTCTATCTTCTTTTAGAGCCGTCACAAATTCATGAGTCAAATGTGGATGTGAACCACCATGACCGCCACCTTGAGCGAAACTCAGGTGTTCGTTTTCTTCTACATCATAAACGCCTTTGGTAGTGAAGCTTCTAATTTCTTCGGGTAAAAGGTGAGCGTAATCTGGTACACTTACTTTTGAAGGAATTTCTGGTTCTGGCAATTTTGCTGTATGCAATACATGCTCTTCATCTTCTATCAATGACCATTCAAAAGACTTCTTAGAGCCATACACTTCAAAGCTCTCTCTGTACTGACGAGCCACATCAAAAAGAGAACGATAAACATGAGCACTTAAATCTGAGTCTTTGAATTTGATATGAGCGGACTCTACCGCAAACGGTGAATTATGAATATCAGCCAGTTCTTTTCTAATAGTTCCTGAGCCAAAACAAGAAACATACTCAGCCTCTAATTTCATTAAACCTGTAACTGGTCCTACACAATGCGTGGCATAATGCATAGGTGGCAAACCTGGCCAGTAGTCAGGCCAGCCGTCCATGTCTTGCTGATGGGTGGCTTTCAGAAACTGAACTTTTCCTAGTTCGCCTTTTTCGTATAGCTCTTTCACATAAAGAAACTCACGGGCATAAACCACAGTTTCCATCATCATATATTTCTTCCCTGTCTCTTTACAGGCTTCCACTATTTTCATGCAATCTTCTACAGAAGTGGCCATAGGGACCGTACAAGCTACATCTTTCCCTGCATACAAAGCTTTTAAAGTTTGCTCTGCGTGATTTGGAATAGGCGAATTAATATGAACTGCATCTATCTCAGGGTCTTTCAATAATTCGTCGTAATCAGAGTACCTTTTTTCTATTCCAAAAGCGTCACCTATAGCATTCAACTTTTCTTTATTTCTCTGACAAATAGCATACATGTTGGCATCTGGGTGACGCTGATATATTGGAATAAATTCGGCTCCAAAACCTAGACCTACAATTGCGATGTTTATTTGTTTACTCATATTATTTGATTTTTAGCTGTTGGCTTTTAGCCTTTAGCTTTTTGAAATTTCTTTTCTTTCTTGCTTGTTGGAGGGTTCTTGCTCCGTGTGGGACTGTTCTCCCTGTCTGCCGATTTATCCGCCGATAGGAGGACAGGCAGGGACTTCGATCGAACCGACAGTAGGTTAATCGACAACGGTTTCATTTTACTCCAAACGATGATTTACCTCTAATTCACTCGTCTTATTCAAATGTCAGTCCGAGCGAAGCGGCGGGCGTTCCCGTCGAAAACCTCAAATCAATCCTTACTGAAACATTTTATCGTTAAATCACTCTTTAACCTACCTCGTCAACACCTTCAAATACTTATAACTGTCTTTTGTCAGTTGCTCTTCTGATTCGAACATTTTCCTCCAGATGTTTGCCGCTACTAGTTTTTGGCTGAAAGCCTCCACACTTATTACTCCTTTGTAATCAATTTCTTTTAGGGTACTTATTACTTCCTCAAAATTGACATGACCATGGCCAAGCGTTCCTCTATCGTTTTCTGACAACTGAACGTGAACTAGGTGATCTGCCATTTTCCTGATGGCATCTGGTAGTCTTTTTTCTTCAATGTTTGCATGAAAGGTGTCAAACATGAGCTTACAGGAAGGATGATTAACTCTTCCCATAAGCTCCATTAGTTCATCTGTACAGGAGACCAAATAGCTCTCAAATCTATTCAGATATTCTAAGCCCAAAGTGATATTATACTTTTGGGCATGCTCAGATAAGTCGTGAAGCACCTCAGCACCCCATTTTTTTTCTTCTTCAGTAGCTGGTGCTCCAGTAAAAACTCCTAGAGCAGAATGTATAGGGCCTATCAAAAGTTCTACACCCAAAACATCAGCACAGTCTAAAACGGCCTTGTTAAAGTCTAAGGCATCCTTTCTTTTAAATTCACTTTTATCAATACTATTATGCTCCGGTCCATTTATGGTTTCGGCTACCACACTTAACCCCAGCTCGTCTAATTTCTTTCTCCAACCTTCCCATTTTTTTGGATTCAAATCCATAATCGGAATCTCGACGGTGTCGTAACCTGTCTCTTTTATCAACTCCAGAATAGGGAACATGGCATCAGTCATATCTACTCCCCAGAGCAAGAGATTCATTCCTAGTTTATTAGTCATATTCCTGTACACATTTTTATTTTACAATATTATCAAGGAATAGGACAATTAACTACCTGTAATTTTACCAATGATGACTATATTTTAACCCTAATCATTTAATTACACTAACTTCATGACAAAATACAAGTACTCTATAAATGAGAACTCCCTTAGAAAAAAACATTGACAGCCCGCTTAGCTCCATAACGGTCTTAGATTTGGAGGAGCCTCACTTTGATCCAAACTGGCACTTCCACCCTCACTATCAACTATTTATTGTTTTAGAAGGAGAAGGAACTCGCCTCATTGGCGACAGCATCCAACACTTTAAAAAAGGAGATACCGTTTTACTTGGCCCAGATTTACCGCATTTATGGAGAAATGATAAAAGCTATTTTGAACCTAATTCAGAATTATCGACCAGAGGTATTGTGGTATATTTCACTCAAGAATTCTTGGATAACACTCTGAGTAATTTGCCAGAATCTATAAAATTAAACAAGCTACTTAATGACAGCTACAGAGGAGTTGAGTTTACTGGTAAGTCCAAAATAAGCGTTAAAGAGGAATTATTACGCTTAGCGAAATCTGATGGTTATGATGCTATTTTGACATTACTCTCTTTACTAAACGTTCTTTCAAAAAGTACAGATACCGCCTTTATAGCAAGTTTAGGATACACAAACACACACAAG
This sequence is a window from Arcticibacterium luteifluviistationis. Protein-coding genes within it:
- a CDS encoding sugar phosphate isomerase/epimerase family protein, whose amino-acid sequence is MTNKLGMNLLLWGVDMTDAMFPILELIKETGYDTVEIPIMDLNPKKWEGWRKKLDELGLSVVAETINGPEHNSIDKSEFKRKDALDFNKAVLDCADVLGVELLIGPIHSALGVFTGAPATEEEKKWGAEVLHDLSEHAQKYNITLGLEYLNRFESYLVSCTDELMELMGRVNHPSCKLMFDTFHANIEEKRLPDAIRKMADHLVHVQLSENDRGTLGHGHVNFEEVISTLKEIDYKGVISVEAFSQKLVAANIWRKMFESEEQLTKDSYKYLKVLTR
- a CDS encoding AraC family transcriptional regulator, which codes for MRTPLEKNIDSPLSSITVLDLEEPHFDPNWHFHPHYQLFIVLEGEGTRLIGDSIQHFKKGDTVLLGPDLPHLWRNDKSYFEPNSELSTRGIVVYFTQEFLDNTLSNLPESIKLNKLLNDSYRGVEFTGKSKISVKEELLRLAKSDGYDAILTLLSLLNVLSKSTDTAFIASLGYTNTHKKSETERMHNVYEYAMKHFKESIKLEDVANLANMTIPAFCRYFKKRSNKTFSDFISEIRIGHACKMLEDEKYSVAEVCYESGFNTLSNFNKKFKEVTDKTPSQFKKELVGK
- a CDS encoding Gfo/Idh/MocA family protein, encoding MSKQINIAIVGLGFGAEFIPIYQRHPDANMYAICQRNKEKLNAIGDAFGIEKRYSDYDELLKDPEIDAVHINSPIPNHAEQTLKALYAGKDVACTVPMATSVEDCMKIVEACKETGKKYMMMETVVYAREFLYVKELYEKGELGKVQFLKATHQQDMDGWPDYWPGLPPMHYATHCVGPVTGLMKLEAEYVSCFGSGTIRKELADIHNSPFAVESAHIKFKDSDLSAHVYRSLFDVARQYRESFEVYGSKKSFEWSLIEDEEHVLHTAKLPEPEIPSKVSVPDYAHLLPEEIRSFTTKGVYDVEENEHLSFAQGGGHGGSHPHLTHEFVTALKEDREPFPNAAQSANWTSVGILSHESALKGGEKIYLPDFNK